CATGGAACCACGATGGTAACACATAAAGGTTCTGTGAGAAAGGAAGCACCAGAACTAGCAGCAAGGTGGGGTTGCCTGCATGGTCAGCCCTTCATTTGAATGCAAATGCAATTTTGGGGCAGGCAGTTATCTGTGACATCAGGCAGGACCTTAGTAAACTGTTACCACCAGCACCTGGTAAAGCCATTGTTAATCATGTGTAGTAAAGGGACATGAGGGCTAGCATGAGTCATTTATAGAGCCGGTCAGAGctagaaaagagagagaaagaaagaggaggggaagagatCAAACAAACAGTGTGAGGAGCAGGATGTCCCAGCAAGACAAAGCCAGGCTGTGAGCACCATGTACGTGAGTTACCTTTTGGATAAAGAGACCAGCATGTATCCAGGACCCGCAAGGTGCAGCAACAACAACCTGCCAGTGCAGAACTTTGTGCCCGCTCCCCCCTACTCAGACTACATGGGGTACCACCACGTGCCAGCTCCAGACGGCCACGGACAGCCCGCGGGAGCCTGGGGACCCCACTACGGCCCCCAGAGGGAGGACTGGAACTCTTACGGCCCGTGCCCGGGGCCCTCCGGCACGGCTGCTGCCGCGCAGCTCAGCGCCTCGTCTCCTGGGCAGGGCTCCTACAGCCCAGCTGAGTACAGCTCCCTGCATCCCGCCGCAGCCGGGGGGTTACCTCCTGCAGGTACCGgtggcacacagcagggctccCCCACCAGCCAAAGGCACAGCTCTTACGAATGGATGAGGAAAACGGTGCAATCCACTTCCACAGGTACGGGGGCAGTGAGGCTATGCTGAGATTTCCCTTTTTTGGgtggttggttttggtttctgttgttttgttgtattttttttgccagGTTCCATACGTTTTAACAACAGGACGATTTGAACAAGACTCTTGCTAGCAGTGAAATATTGGTTCAATTTTTGGATGCTGTCTTTGATCAGCTGATGATTCTTTATATATCTTCCTTGACATCCATAGCTGAAGCCAATAAAAAGCAATGGCCTTTGACAGCATTTTCATTTGAGATACGTTTTTTAAAAGTTACATCAAATAATTGCTTTTAGCAGGAGTCCAATAGATTTAAAAAGTAtgtctgcagaaagaaatcatGATGAAAGCATCAAATTTCTCCACTATCTATGCCTTGgttattttccttaattttcaGTATAGACATGAATAGTTCAAGTAAAACATATATAGTGTTGGGGTTGGAAATACCTTTGTATTAGATATAGCCCCCATAAATCTAAgaacagtaaaatgaaatagatgTAGGATCAAATGCTTGAAGGACAGGAACAACAAGGAAAGACTTGCCACTCTTCATAGCAGTAACTCAAAATACACAGGAATATAAAGATCTCTGGTAGCAAAATAAGTTAATGCTATGACAGGTCGATCTCCAATAGGAATGGATgactaaaataaaatgctgcagtcATGTTTAACAAGTAAAAATAAGACGTCTGAGGAAACGATTCTCTTTGGTTGTaggaagtaaagcaaaaaaaaaaaatgtacaactATTAAACACCAAAAACATCTCTGTTCCTTgtatcaacagaaaaaaaaataatgaaacaaggaaggggggaaggaaaggctgaggggcACTGCCTGAAAGGAACAGGGACAATCCTCTATAGAAGTGTGTGATCCTCCAAGGTTCTGAGCAGTTCTGACACGCACCAACACCAGTAGGAGTTAAGGACGCTCAGTACCTCCTCCAGAGATGCACACAGTATCTCAGTGTCTCAACTCGTGGAGGTTCCCTTCCTTCCTggccttcctcccttcccagtTTGGTTCCCACACACCCGTAAATGTGGTTTTCAAAGCCAGTATTGAATTAAACTCTGAAGGGAAAACAGTTATTTCAACATATATTCTACATAAACGAAAGCAACTAAGCCTAAAAATTATCTTTGCTAAAATAATGCACCTATTTTGCACAGAGTCATACCTACTCCTGCTCAATGCAACTTCAGCTCACAGAGAGTCCATGGATGATACTTGGACCAAGAATATTCCTTACATTGGGTGAATAAGAACTTTGCAAATACAAAAGACAGAGGTTGCTgaagacttttttattttaaaatatatctcaTAGCTGTTCTTCACTGAATGCTACTCAAGAAGAGGGCCAGTCTTGCAAAAacttactgctttcttttgcGTAGTCCTTATGAATACAGTGAGAATTCTCACAGGCAGTATGATTTACAGCTGGCAACATACTTGCTCAAAAACCACtactatttctcttttctttacctACATGCCTCTTGCTCTTTTGGATTTAAATGGCAGCCTTACAGATTCTGTCTTTTTGCACAACCATTAGGAATTTTAATAGAGATTTtgtaaaggaaagaagaattatGTATGTTGTTTATTGCCTCTTTTTAGTCCCTGTGAAAAAGATATGAACTATTGTTCCTGAAGATAGGAATAATAAGGCTTAGACTTACCTGAAGGCACTGAAGTAAATTatagaaatgaaaagtattATTTGTTCATTATGTGTTGCAAAATAATACTTATCAATAATATGATTTCTCTATAGAAATGATGAATATTAAGGCAAGTAATTTTTGCAAGATGTTCTTAAATGTCTGCAAGAAATGCTACTCTAATTGTATCCCTTTAGAATCAGGAGAGACTCCTTCCATAGACTGACTTACTTATATACCTCTTGGCAGCAGTCTGATTTgtaacagcaacagaaacaagGCCTAGAAGCAATGACATTTCCATCTCCAGGGGTTTCATGGTTATCTTCTCTTGTTGTGGTGCTTCCTGGATTCATGACctgacagagaagaaagaaaaacatttgattGAAATTTCTCCCACTGTCTCATACCCACATCTTCTCATATTGTTATTTATACAATTCATCTggaacagaagaagaaatgatttcaaGTTAAATTTACTGTATGcaacttaaaaaacaacaatgaataCAAAACCAGGACTTGACCTGGTATTAAGCAAGGTTCATGAAATATGCTTCTTAAAACTACCAAAAGAACTCAGTA
The Lagopus muta isolate bLagMut1 chromosome 13, bLagMut1 primary, whole genome shotgun sequence genome window above contains:
- the LOC125699955 gene encoding homeobox protein CDX-1-like translates to MYVSYLLDKETSMYPGPARCSNNNLPVQNFVPAPPYSDYMGYHHVPAPDGHGQPAGAWGPHYGPQREDWNSYGPCPGPSGTAAAAQLSASSPGQGSYSPAEYSSLHPAAAGGLPPAGTGGTQQGSPTSQRHSSYEWMRKTVQSTSTGKTRTREKYRVVYTDHQRLELEKEFHYNRYITIRRKSELAANLRLSERQVKIWFQNRRAKERKLMKKKMTHFDSSNLGSMQSDSGSVSPMPAPDQQTHSEMPSSLFPPPPPPAPLAMNGLQHSGSLQQVVASQ